The following are from one region of the Bactrocera oleae isolate idBacOlea1 chromosome 6, idBacOlea1, whole genome shotgun sequence genome:
- the LOC106617936 gene encoding ankyrin repeat domain-containing protein 12, with translation MPPPRPRGVGYNTGVTTSRPSPNTPMSERQQMALLIQMTANSTTEASRTHIKKNEHKKSDDAEDVNSTEKHDHSETSRDKLTTDEGHTENKSEHDGVGSADTPSSSQGKRNFSDIDEDDFEECDDGKKKKRKEVDGGKDAKTTTTARLPGRTEKVIKQTSAAKSSPNPNKNVNSTEKEQAELAKSGFAKQFETEGDDEEFKMSESLYSGGLKVPPLKIVIPQQNCSIDTDGNVSRTGKINTSRNAALPYVVSSNTNDSSERETQCGSPHESPIKINNMQCNVIDEKNLKLLNEEKNLHRVLRSSHRSGITSAERSSNNSSPQMQSSSPSPASSNANEGTTDNKLTFTNVSASPLQHNHTYENENIVNLPSPSTSSTSSSKDVHSHGVELHPRKRKIRTKHDDNHNNKNNGNQNTNTEANASISDTHSHDMPFTNCFQMYLRIRRQIEKKWQNMYPIKPRPPQGYNEYLLNKKTYLLASTEQKVDPVTPSNIPPKMQEIYRLQENERNALLQRHIVEREKLCLNVEQEMIRVHSKAARNISCQPVPYSVCTLLKDEEVYNIPTSEQDEKDKNARYRFNGRQLLSWLQDVDDKWDKIKEAMVLRHHNEAESLHAVQMMDWDIALKKHKLWDYKCETAIDKDHVPIVHVSDDFDLLPA, from the exons ATGCCACCCCCAAGACCGAGGGGAGTGGGATATAATACAGGAGTCACAACATCAAGGCCCAGCCCGAATACACCGATGTCTGAGAGACAGCAAATGGCACTGCTTATTCAGATGACGGCAAACTCGACGACag agGCCTCCAGAACGCACATCAAAAAGAATGAGCATAAAAAAAGTGATGATGCCGAAGATGTTAACTCCACAGAAAAGCACGATCATTCAGAGACCAGTCGCGATAAATTAACTACTGATGAGGGACATACCGAAAACAAAAGTGAACACGATGGTGTTGGCAGCGCAGATACACCTTCGTCCAGTCAGGGTAAACGTAATTTCTCAGATATAGATGAGGATGATTTTGAGGAATGTGATGAtggcaagaaaaaaaaacgaaaagaggTAGATGGTGGAAAAGAtgcaaaaaccacaacaactgCACGTCTACCCGGGCGTACGGAAAAGGTTATCAAGCAAACATCGGCAGCTAAAAGTTCACCGAatccaaataaaaatgtaaactcCACAGAAAAAGAACAGGCTGAATTGGCAAAATCTGGTTTTGCTAAACAATTTGAAACGGAAGGTGATGATGAAGAATTTAAAATGTCTGAATCTTTATACAGTGGCGGTTTAAAGGTGCCGCCACTAAAAATTGTAATTCCACAACAGAATTGCTCCATAGATACCGATGGAAATGTATCACGTACAGGCAAAATCAACACATCTCGCAATGCAGCGCTACCATATGTGGTTAGTTCAAACACAAATGATTCCAGCGAACGTGAAACGCAATGCGGCAGTCCACATGAAAGtccgataaaaataaataacatgcAATGTAATGTTAtagacgaaaaaaatttaaagttattaaacGAGGAGAAAAATCTACATCGTGTCCTACGTAGTTCTCATCGCAGTGGTATTACTAGTGCCGAACGCAGTTCTAACAATTCCTCACCTCAAATGCAAAGCAGTTCACCATCGCCAGCGTCTTCGAACGCCAATGAGGGTACTACAGATAATAAACTTACGTTTACAAATGTTAGCGCAAGCCCTCTACAACATAATCATACgtatgaaaatgagaatattgtTAATTTACCAAGCCCATCCACCTCGTCTACATCGTCATCGAAAGACGTACATTCACACGGTGTCGAATTACATCCGCGCAAGCGAAAAATACGCACCAAACATGATGATAatcacaataataaaaacaatggaaatcaaaatacaaatacaGAAGCCAACGCTTCAATATCTGATACACATTCGCATGATATGCCATTTACAAATTGTTTCCAAATGTATCTTCGAATACGCAGGCAAATTGAGAAAAAGTGGCAAAATATGTACCCGATCAAACCAAGACCGCCGCAGGGTTATAACGAGTATTTGCTGAATAAAAAGACTTATCTGCTTGCAAGTACTGAGCAGAAAGTTGATCCCGTTACACCGTCTAATATTCCACCGAAAATGCAGGAAATTTACCGTTTGCAAGAAAATGAACGCAATGCACTGCTACAGCGCCACATTGTGGAGCGTGAAAAATTATGTTTGAATGTGGAACAGGAAATGATACGTGTTCACTCGAAGGCAGCGCGCAACATTTCATGTCAGCCAGTGCCGTATTCGGTGTGTACGCTACTTAAAGATGAAGAAGTATACAATATACCAACATCGGAGCAGGATGAAAAGGATAAAAACGCACGTTATCGTTTCAATGGTCGACAACTACTAAGTTGGTTGCAAGATGTCGATGATAAGTGGGACAAAATCAAg GAAGCCATGGTTTTACGTCATCATAACGAAGCGGAGAGTCTGCATGCCGTACAGATGATGGATTGGGATATTGCattgaaaaaacataaattatggGATTATAAGTGTGAAACTGCCATTGATAAGGACCATGTACCTATTGTACATGTTAGCGATGACTTTGATCTTTTACCAGCTTAA